One Sanguibacter sp. HDW7 DNA window includes the following coding sequences:
- a CDS encoding metallopeptidase family protein, with protein MMEMTRERFEELVSDALDEIPPELTAMMDNVVVLVEDDAPADDPDLLGVYDGIPLTERSLSWTGLPDRITIFRNPTLAICETEDDVVDEVSITVVHEIAHHFGIDDDRLHDLGWD; from the coding sequence GTGATGGAGATGACCAGGGAGCGGTTCGAAGAGCTCGTGAGCGACGCGCTCGACGAGATACCGCCCGAGCTCACGGCGATGATGGACAACGTCGTCGTCCTCGTCGAGGACGACGCCCCGGCCGACGACCCCGACCTGCTCGGCGTCTACGACGGCATCCCCCTCACGGAGCGCAGCCTCTCCTGGACGGGCCTGCCCGACCGCATCACGATCTTCCGCAACCCGACGCTCGCGATCTGCGAGACCGAGGACGACGTCGTCGACGAGGTGTCCATCACCGTCGTCCACGAGATCGCGCACCACTTCGGGATCGACGACGACAGGCTCCACGACCTCGGCTGGGACTGA
- the galE gene encoding UDP-glucose 4-epimerase GalE, translating to MTILVTGGAGYIGAHVVRVLHERGEEVVVVDDLSTGRAERIGGATLVHLDVASPEAVGTLTRTMRDHGVTAVIHFAARKQVGESVERPAYYYQQNVGGLTNVVSAMEAAGVDRLVFSSSAATYGMPAVSLVEEKLHAEPINPYGETKLIGEWLGRAATRAWGLRFVALRYFNVAGAGWDELGDPAILNLIPMVLDRVERGERPAIFGDDYPTPDGTCIRDYIHVLDLAEAHVASLEYLAEDSREHDVFNVGTGRGASVREVIDGLARVSGVTMDAEIKPRRAGDPPHLVASPERINTVLGWHATHTFDDILTSAWSAWQAGPRRIEA from the coding sequence ATGACGATCCTCGTGACCGGCGGAGCCGGCTACATCGGTGCCCATGTCGTCCGTGTGCTCCACGAACGCGGCGAGGAGGTCGTCGTCGTCGACGACCTGTCGACCGGGCGCGCCGAGCGCATCGGCGGCGCCACCCTCGTGCACCTCGACGTCGCCTCCCCCGAGGCCGTCGGCACGCTCACGCGCACCATGCGCGACCACGGGGTCACCGCGGTCATCCACTTCGCCGCGCGCAAGCAGGTCGGCGAGTCCGTGGAGCGCCCCGCGTACTACTACCAGCAGAACGTCGGCGGCCTCACGAACGTCGTCTCCGCGATGGAGGCCGCGGGCGTCGACCGCCTCGTGTTCTCGTCGTCCGCCGCGACCTACGGCATGCCCGCCGTCTCGCTCGTCGAGGAGAAGCTCCACGCGGAGCCCATCAACCCGTACGGCGAGACCAAGCTCATCGGCGAGTGGCTCGGTCGCGCCGCGACCCGGGCGTGGGGCCTGCGCTTCGTCGCGCTGCGCTACTTCAACGTCGCGGGCGCGGGCTGGGACGAGCTCGGGGACCCGGCGATCCTCAACCTCATCCCCATGGTGCTCGACCGCGTCGAGCGCGGCGAGCGCCCCGCGATCTTCGGCGACGACTACCCGACGCCCGACGGCACGTGCATCCGCGACTACATCCACGTGCTCGACCTCGCCGAGGCGCACGTCGCCTCGCTCGAGTACCTCGCCGAGGACTCCCGCGAGCACGACGTCTTCAACGTCGGCACCGGCCGCGGCGCCTCGGTCCGCGAGGTCATCGACGGCCTCGCCCGGGTCTCGGGCGTGACGATGGACGCCGAGATCAAGCCGCGCCGCGCGGGCGACCCGCCCCACCTCGTCGCGTCGCCCGAGCGCATCAACACGGTCCTCGGCTGGCACGCGACCCACACGTTCGACGACATCCTCACGTCGGCGTGGAGCGCGTGGCAGGCCGGCCCCCGCCGCATCGAGGCGTGA
- a CDS encoding phage holin family protein: MSTTDDPQGEPSIGELFGRLSEQTSRLVHAEIALAKAEMKARAVRLGAGAGLLVAAGVLALYAIDKLFDAAALGLAEAVPPWLGFLLVGVVLLIVVGVLAFVGSRLLKAANPPTPSRATANLKDDVAALKKGLGR; encoded by the coding sequence ATGAGCACCACCGACGACCCGCAGGGCGAACCGAGCATCGGCGAACTCTTCGGCAGGCTGAGCGAGCAGACGAGCCGGCTGGTCCACGCCGAGATCGCGCTCGCGAAGGCCGAGATGAAGGCCCGCGCCGTCCGGCTCGGCGCCGGGGCGGGACTGCTCGTCGCAGCGGGCGTCCTCGCGCTCTACGCGATCGACAAGCTCTTCGACGCTGCCGCGCTGGGCCTTGCCGAGGCTGTGCCGCCGTGGCTCGGGTTCCTGCTCGTCGGCGTCGTCCTGCTCATCGTCGTCGGCGTCCTGGCCTTCGTCGGCTCCCGGCTGCTCAAGGCCGCCAACCCGCCCACGCCGTCGCGCGCGACAGCCAACCTCAAGGACGACGTCGCAGCGCTCAAGAAGGGTCTCGGACGATGA
- a CDS encoding DUF3618 domain-containing protein has protein sequence MMAKEPFTATDPGILAAEAAVLAARAELAGTVDALSGRLDPRVKAQEAATAARTAVHDAQGLLTGQGFPAEDPRRSRNVKLLAGAVLGAVALVAILVIRRR, from the coding sequence ATGATGGCCAAGGAACCGTTCACCGCGACCGACCCCGGCATCCTCGCGGCCGAGGCCGCGGTGCTCGCGGCCCGCGCCGAGCTCGCCGGCACCGTCGACGCGCTCTCCGGGCGCCTCGACCCCCGGGTCAAGGCCCAGGAGGCCGCTACGGCCGCCAGGACGGCCGTGCACGACGCCCAGGGCCTCCTCACGGGCCAGGGGTTCCCCGCGGAGGACCCGCGCCGGTCGCGCAACGTCAAGCTGCTCGCGGGCGCCGTCCTCGGCGCTGTCGCGCTCGTCGCGATCCTCGTCATCCGGCGCCGCTGA
- a CDS encoding BldC family transcriptional regulator, whose translation MPVHGTESEVLLTPAEVASLFRVDPKTVTRWAKAGKISAIRTLGGHRRYREAEVLALLSAGSSEAGTPSV comes from the coding sequence ATGCCCGTCCACGGCACTGAGTCCGAAGTCCTGCTCACGCCTGCTGAGGTTGCGAGCCTGTTCCGCGTCGACCCGAAGACGGTCACCCGTTGGGCCAAGGCTGGCAAGATCTCGGCGATCCGCACCCTCGGTGGCCACCGCCGCTACCGCGAGGCGGAGGTGCTCGCACTTCTGAGCGCCGGTTCGTCCGAGGCCGGCACGCCGAGCGTCTGA
- a CDS encoding DUF3073 domain-containing protein, producing MGRGRQKAKQTKVARELKYYTPPTDIKALEQELAHTKRSDVAVDDREDEDPYAGWSDKD from the coding sequence ATGGGCCGCGGCCGTCAGAAGGCGAAGCAGACCAAGGTCGCTCGCGAGCTGAAGTACTACACACCTCCCACGGACATCAAGGCGCTCGAGCAGGAGCTCGCCCACACGAAGCGTTCGGACGTCGCGGTCGACGACCGCGAGGACGAGGACCCGTACGCCGGCTGGAGCGACAAGGACTGA
- the purM gene encoding phosphoribosylformylglycinamidine cyclo-ligase: protein MTEPITYAAAGVDTEAGDKAVELMKDAVRKTHGPEVLGGVGGFAGMFDASALVGYTRPLLATSTDGVGTKVAIAQAMDKHDTIGHDLVGMVVDDIVVVGAKPLFMTDYIACGKLVPERIADIVRGIAEACEIAGTALVGGETAEHPGLLGVDEYDVAGAATGVVEADAMLGPERVRAGDVLVAMGASGLHSNGYSLVRAVVRHAGWELDRHVEEFGRTLGEELLEPTKVYASDCLALAADEAAQVHAFTHVTGGGLAANLARVLPAGLVATVDRASWEVPAVFRTVRELGSVPRGDLENTLNLGVGMVAIVGAEGADAAIARCRALGVDAWVLGEVAELSDEHAGLELVAGTKGVQAGAVRLVGDYR from the coding sequence ATGACCGAGCCGATCACCTACGCCGCCGCAGGCGTCGACACGGAGGCCGGTGACAAGGCCGTCGAGCTCATGAAGGACGCGGTCCGCAAGACGCACGGACCCGAGGTCCTCGGTGGTGTCGGTGGCTTCGCCGGGATGTTCGACGCATCCGCGCTCGTCGGCTACACGCGCCCCCTGCTCGCGACGTCGACCGACGGCGTCGGCACCAAGGTCGCGATCGCGCAGGCCATGGACAAGCACGACACGATCGGCCACGACCTCGTCGGCATGGTCGTCGACGACATCGTCGTCGTGGGTGCCAAGCCGCTCTTCATGACGGACTACATCGCGTGCGGCAAGCTCGTGCCCGAGCGCATCGCGGACATCGTCCGCGGCATCGCCGAGGCCTGCGAGATCGCCGGCACGGCGCTCGTCGGCGGCGAGACCGCCGAGCACCCCGGCCTGCTCGGCGTCGACGAGTACGACGTCGCGGGCGCCGCGACGGGTGTCGTCGAGGCCGACGCCATGCTCGGCCCGGAGCGCGTGCGCGCGGGCGACGTCCTCGTCGCCATGGGGGCGTCCGGCCTCCACTCCAACGGCTACTCGCTCGTGCGTGCCGTCGTGCGCCACGCGGGCTGGGAGCTCGACCGTCACGTCGAGGAGTTCGGCCGCACGCTCGGCGAGGAGCTCCTCGAGCCGACGAAGGTCTACGCGTCCGACTGCCTGGCCCTCGCGGCCGACGAGGCGGCGCAGGTCCACGCGTTCACGCACGTCACGGGCGGCGGTCTCGCGGCCAACCTCGCGCGCGTCCTGCCCGCGGGCCTCGTCGCGACCGTCGACCGCGCGTCGTGGGAGGTCCCCGCGGTGTTCCGCACCGTCCGCGAGCTCGGCAGCGTGCCGCGCGGCGACCTCGAGAACACGCTCAACCTCGGTGTCGGCATGGTCGCGATCGTCGGTGCTGAGGGCGCTGACGCGGCGATCGCGCGCTGCCGTGCGCTCGGCGTCGACGCGTGGGTCCTCGGCGAGGTTGCTGAGCTCTCCGACGAGCACGCGGGCCTCGAGCTCGTGGCGGGCACGAAGGGCGTCCAGGCGGGCGCTGTGCGCCTCGTCGGCGACTACCGCTGA
- the purF gene encoding amidophosphoribosyltransferase, which produces MALRGDGRLNHDLMPGEKGPQDACGVFGVWAPGEEVAKLTYFGLYALQHRGQESAGIATSNGTQILVYKDMGLVSQVFDETALDALRGHIALGHCRYSTTGGVTWENAQPTLGATEVGTVALAHNGNLVNSAELLELVTERYGQQARGELARGNTTDTALVTALLHGDTDHSLEQTALEVLPRLRGAFSLVFMDEHTLYAARDPQGVRPLVLGRLERGWVVASETSALDIVGASFVREVEPGEMITIDGDGLRSQRFAEVERAGCVFEYVYLARPDTSISGRSVHAARVEMGRRLAAEHPVEADLVIPVPESGTPAAVGYAQGSGIPFGQGLTKNAYVGRTFIQPSDTLRQLGIRLKLNPLRDIIRGKRLVVVDDSIVRGNTQRALVRMLREAGAAEVHIRISAPPVKWPCFYGIDFASRAELIANGLDTDAIASSLGADSLGYISLEAMIEATEQPREKLCTACFTGDYPIELPADDKLGKNLLEPPAALGEPEAGLRHLAVSAGGATALDHP; this is translated from the coding sequence GTGGCGCTGCGTGGAGACGGACGACTGAATCACGACCTCATGCCTGGCGAGAAGGGGCCGCAGGACGCCTGCGGAGTCTTCGGCGTCTGGGCCCCTGGTGAGGAGGTCGCCAAGCTCACCTACTTCGGCCTGTACGCGCTGCAGCACCGCGGCCAGGAGTCGGCGGGCATCGCGACGAGCAACGGCACGCAGATCCTCGTCTACAAAGACATGGGACTCGTCTCGCAGGTGTTCGACGAGACCGCGCTCGACGCGCTTCGGGGCCATATCGCCCTCGGCCACTGCCGCTACTCCACGACCGGTGGGGTGACCTGGGAGAACGCGCAGCCGACGCTCGGCGCGACCGAGGTCGGCACCGTCGCGCTCGCCCACAACGGCAACCTCGTCAACTCCGCCGAGCTCCTCGAGCTCGTCACCGAGCGCTACGGCCAGCAGGCCCGCGGCGAGCTCGCGCGCGGCAACACGACGGACACCGCGCTCGTCACCGCGCTCCTCCACGGCGACACCGACCACTCGCTCGAGCAGACGGCCCTCGAGGTCCTGCCGCGCCTGCGCGGTGCCTTCTCGCTCGTCTTCATGGACGAGCACACGCTCTACGCGGCCCGCGACCCCCAGGGCGTGCGCCCCCTCGTGCTCGGTCGCCTCGAGCGCGGCTGGGTCGTCGCCTCGGAGACGAGCGCGCTCGACATCGTCGGCGCCTCCTTCGTCCGCGAGGTCGAGCCCGGCGAGATGATCACGATCGACGGCGACGGCCTGCGCTCGCAGCGCTTCGCCGAGGTCGAGCGCGCCGGCTGCGTCTTCGAGTACGTCTACCTCGCACGCCCCGACACCTCGATCTCGGGACGCTCGGTCCACGCCGCACGCGTCGAGATGGGGCGTCGCCTCGCGGCCGAGCACCCCGTCGAGGCCGACCTCGTCATCCCCGTCCCCGAGTCCGGCACGCCGGCCGCCGTCGGCTACGCGCAGGGCTCAGGCATCCCGTTCGGCCAGGGCCTCACGAAGAACGCCTACGTCGGACGCACGTTCATCCAGCCGTCGGACACCCTGCGCCAGCTCGGCATCCGCCTCAAGCTCAACCCGCTGCGCGACATCATCCGCGGCAAGCGGCTCGTCGTCGTCGACGACTCGATCGTCCGCGGCAACACGCAGCGCGCGCTCGTCCGCATGCTCCGCGAGGCCGGCGCGGCCGAGGTCCACATCAGGATCTCCGCGCCGCCCGTCAAGTGGCCCTGCTTCTACGGCATCGACTTCGCCTCGCGCGCCGAGCTCATCGCCAACGGCCTCGACACCGACGCGATCGCGAGCTCGCTCGGCGCCGACTCCCTCGGCTACATCTCGCTCGAGGCCATGATCGAGGCGACCGAGCAGCCGCGCGAGAAGCTCTGCACCGCGTGCTTCACGGGCGACTACCCGATCGAGCTCCCGGCCGACGACAAGCTCGGCAAGAACCTCCTCGAGCCCCCGGCCGCCCTCGGCGAGCCCGAGGCCGGCCTGCGCCACCTCGCCGTCAGCGCGGGCGGCGCGACCGCCCTCGACCACCCCTGA
- a CDS encoding sulfate ABC transporter substrate-binding protein: MHARDRRRSAATATAVALLTMLALSACSPTPIGGAAAPGPSDTPLALVGFAVPKAAHDEAQKAFAATEAGSGTSWTTSYGASGDQSRAVANGLDADVVHFSLEGDVTRLVDAGLVADTWDDGEHKGIISDSVVVLVVREGNPKNIHGWDDLLRDDVSIVTPNPGSSGSARWNILGAYGSVVANGGTEADGEAYLRTFFDNVAALPGSGRDATTAFTSGTGDVLISYENEAILARQQGETFEYVVPDATLLIENPAAVLVDADPRGQKYLDFVLSPEGQTIFASKGFRPVVDVGDITVEGANDPASPFPAPSKLFTIADLGGWSDVNAKFFADDGLVTRIQQEKGAS, from the coding sequence ATGCACGCACGAGACCGCCGCAGGAGCGCGGCGACGGCCACCGCCGTCGCCCTCCTCACGATGCTGGCGCTCAGCGCGTGCAGCCCCACGCCGATCGGCGGCGCAGCCGCCCCCGGCCCCTCCGACACGCCCCTCGCACTCGTCGGCTTCGCGGTCCCCAAGGCCGCGCACGACGAGGCCCAGAAGGCGTTCGCCGCGACCGAGGCCGGCTCCGGCACCTCCTGGACGACCTCCTACGGCGCGTCCGGCGACCAGTCGCGCGCCGTCGCCAACGGCCTCGACGCCGACGTCGTCCACTTCTCCCTCGAGGGCGACGTGACCCGCCTCGTCGACGCAGGTCTCGTCGCCGACACCTGGGACGACGGCGAGCACAAGGGCATCATCTCGGACTCCGTCGTCGTCCTCGTCGTCCGCGAGGGCAACCCGAAGAACATCCACGGCTGGGACGACCTCCTGCGCGACGACGTCTCCATCGTCACGCCCAACCCTGGCTCGTCGGGCTCCGCCCGCTGGAACATCCTCGGCGCCTACGGCTCCGTCGTCGCGAACGGCGGCACCGAGGCCGACGGCGAGGCCTACCTCCGGACGTTCTTCGACAACGTCGCCGCCCTCCCCGGGTCCGGTCGCGACGCGACCACCGCCTTCACGTCCGGCACGGGCGACGTCCTCATCAGCTACGAGAACGAGGCGATCCTCGCCCGCCAGCAGGGCGAGACCTTCGAGTACGTCGTCCCGGACGCGACCCTGCTCATCGAGAACCCTGCGGCCGTCCTCGTCGACGCCGACCCGCGCGGGCAGAAGTACCTCGACTTCGTCCTCTCCCCCGAGGGCCAGACGATCTTCGCGTCCAAGGGGTTCCGGCCCGTCGTCGACGTCGGCGACATCACCGTCGAGGGCGCCAACGACCCCGCCAGTCCCTTCCCCGCGCCGTCGAAGCTCTTCACCATCGCCGACCTCGGCGGCTGGTCCGACGTCAACGCGAAGTTCTTCGCCGACGACGGGCTCGTCACCCGCATCCAGCAGGAGAAGGGCGCGTCGTGA
- the cysT gene encoding sulfate ABC transporter permease subunit CysT, with amino-acid sequence MTTTAPPPVAPSVAEGATGARRPRRSPRPRRSRGPRDLTPASRVGLGVGVLWFSILALIPLIAVLVETSQGGWDAFARALTTPQTAAAIRLTVVNALGVTVLNAVMGTVIAWVLVRDRFPGQRILEVLIDIPFALPTIVAGLVLLTLYGPTSPVGVNVANTQWSVTLALAFVTLPFVVRTVQPVLAELDRDVEEAAASLGAKPFTVLRRIVLPALVPAIAAGASLSFARGISEYGSLVLLSGNLPMRTEVASVRILAYLENGDQTSAAAVATLLLAVSLVALVTLDVLQRKVASRGTH; translated from the coding sequence GTGACCACCACCGCACCACCGCCGGTGGCGCCCTCCGTCGCGGAGGGCGCCACCGGCGCGCGCAGGCCCCGACGCAGCCCACGCCCCCGCAGGTCCCGCGGCCCCCGCGACCTCACCCCCGCCTCCCGCGTCGGCCTCGGCGTCGGCGTCCTGTGGTTCTCGATCCTCGCGCTCATCCCCCTCATCGCCGTCCTCGTCGAGACCTCCCAGGGCGGGTGGGACGCGTTCGCCCGCGCCCTCACGACCCCGCAGACCGCCGCCGCCATCCGTCTCACCGTCGTCAACGCCCTCGGCGTCACCGTCCTCAACGCCGTCATGGGCACCGTCATCGCCTGGGTCCTCGTCCGCGACCGCTTCCCCGGGCAGCGCATCCTCGAGGTCCTCATCGACATCCCCTTCGCGCTGCCCACGATCGTCGCCGGCCTCGTCCTCCTCACCCTCTACGGGCCCACCAGCCCCGTCGGCGTCAACGTCGCCAACACGCAGTGGTCCGTGACGCTCGCCCTCGCGTTCGTCACGCTGCCGTTCGTCGTGCGCACCGTCCAGCCCGTCCTCGCCGAGCTCGACCGCGACGTCGAGGAGGCCGCCGCCTCCCTCGGCGCCAAGCCCTTCACCGTCCTGCGACGCATCGTCCTGCCCGCGCTCGTCCCCGCGATCGCCGCGGGGGCCTCGTTGTCCTTCGCGCGCGGCATCTCCGAGTACGGCTCCCTCGTGCTGCTCTCGGGCAACCTGCCCATGCGCACCGAGGTCGCATCCGTGCGCATCCTCGCCTACCTCGAGAACGGCGACCAGACGTCCGCCGCCGCGGTCGCGACCCTCCTCCTCGCCGTCTCCCTCGTCGCGCTCGTCACGCTCGACGTCCTCCAGCGGAAGGTCGCCAGCCGTGGCACGCACTAG
- a CDS encoding sulfate ABC transporter permease: MARTSPWVRRALRIVVVAYLVLLVGWPVSLVVRATFADGLTALRDALGDPTVVFALKLTVSVAVQATLLNTIFGVGISLLLVRTDFRGKRLLSALIDLPLSVSPVVVGLAIVLAYGPRGDWFGPWLADRGISVIFATPAIVLATAFVSLPLVVREVVPVLEEIGTDEVQAARSLGASGPQTFWRITLPAIRWAVVYGVVLTLARSLGEFGAVKIVSGNLEGRTQTATLLVEQRYQDFDHATAYATAFLLAAVSVAAITLVTYLRPAHGSSR, from the coding sequence GTGGCACGCACTAGCCCCTGGGTCCGGCGGGCCCTGCGCATCGTCGTCGTCGCCTACCTCGTGCTCCTCGTCGGCTGGCCCGTGAGCCTCGTCGTCCGCGCGACCTTCGCCGACGGCCTCACCGCGCTCCGCGACGCGCTCGGCGACCCCACCGTCGTCTTCGCCCTCAAGCTCACGGTGTCCGTCGCCGTCCAGGCGACGCTCCTCAACACGATCTTCGGTGTCGGGATCTCGCTGCTGCTCGTACGGACCGACTTCCGTGGCAAGCGGCTCCTGTCCGCCCTCATCGACCTGCCGCTGTCCGTCTCCCCCGTCGTCGTCGGCCTCGCGATCGTCCTCGCCTACGGGCCGCGCGGCGACTGGTTCGGGCCCTGGCTCGCCGACCGCGGCATCTCGGTGATCTTCGCGACCCCCGCGATCGTCCTCGCGACCGCCTTCGTCTCCCTGCCCCTCGTCGTCCGCGAGGTCGTCCCCGTCCTCGAGGAGATCGGGACCGACGAGGTCCAGGCCGCGCGGTCCCTCGGAGCGAGCGGCCCGCAGACGTTCTGGCGCATCACGCTGCCGGCGATCCGCTGGGCCGTCGTCTACGGCGTCGTCCTCACGCTCGCGCGATCGCTCGGCGAGTTCGGCGCCGTGAAGATCGTCTCGGGCAACCTCGAGGGACGCACCCAGACCGCGACGCTCCTCGTCGAGCAGCGCTACCAGGACTTCGACCACGCGACCGCCTACGCGACCGCCTTCCTCCTCGCCGCCGTCTCCGTCGCCGCCATCACCCTCGTCACCTATCTCCGCCCCGCGCACGGGAGCTCCCGATGA
- a CDS encoding sulfate/molybdate ABC transporter ATP-binding protein — protein MSIEVRNATKRFGDFVALDDVSVSIPTGQLTALLGPSGGGKSTLLRIIAGLETADSGSVSIEGRDATHEPAQKRNVGFVFQHYAAFKHMSVAKNVAFGLEIRKTPKDEIRERVDELLRLVHLQQFADRKPSQLSGGQRQRMALARALAVRPSVLLLDEPFGALDAKVRKELRDWLRHLHDEVPVTTVFVTHDQEEALEVADEIVVVNEGRVEQVGSPDDLYDAPANPFVMGFLGPVTHLGGRLVRPHDVHVFTEPPAGLAASEGRVVRSLRIGFEVRLDVELVGGSSGAAPTTVTLTRAESRALGAEAGSAVWLRPAPHALTLAV, from the coding sequence ATGAGCATCGAGGTCCGCAACGCCACCAAGCGCTTCGGCGACTTCGTCGCGCTCGACGACGTCTCCGTGTCGATCCCGACCGGCCAGCTCACCGCCCTGCTCGGGCCCTCGGGCGGCGGCAAGTCGACCCTCCTGCGCATCATCGCGGGGCTCGAGACCGCCGACTCCGGCTCCGTGTCGATCGAGGGTCGCGACGCGACGCACGAGCCCGCCCAGAAGCGCAACGTCGGCTTCGTCTTCCAGCACTACGCCGCGTTCAAGCACATGTCCGTCGCGAAGAACGTCGCGTTCGGCCTCGAGATCCGCAAGACGCCCAAGGACGAGATCCGCGAGCGCGTCGACGAGCTCCTGCGGCTCGTGCACCTCCAGCAGTTCGCCGACCGCAAGCCCTCCCAGCTCTCCGGCGGGCAGCGCCAGCGCATGGCGCTCGCGCGCGCGCTCGCCGTGCGGCCCTCGGTTCTGCTGCTCGACGAGCCCTTCGGTGCGCTCGACGCCAAGGTCCGCAAGGAGCTGCGCGACTGGCTGCGGCACCTGCACGACGAGGTGCCTGTGACGACCGTCTTCGTCACCCACGACCAGGAGGAGGCGCTCGAGGTCGCCGACGAGATCGTCGTCGTCAACGAGGGCCGCGTCGAGCAGGTCGGCTCGCCCGACGACCTCTACGACGCCCCGGCGAACCCGTTCGTCATGGGCTTCCTCGGGCCGGTGACGCACCTCGGCGGGCGCCTCGTACGACCGCACGACGTCCACGTCTTCACCGAGCCGCCCGCGGGGCTCGCCGCGTCCGAGGGTCGCGTCGTGCGCAGCCTGCGGATCGGGTTCGAGGTGCGGCTCGACGTCGAGCTCGTCGGCGGGTCTTCCGGTGCGGCTCCGACGACCGTGACGCTCACGCGCGCGGAGTCGCGGGCGCTCGGCGCGGAGGCGGGCTCGGCGGTGTGGCTCCGCCCGGCGCCCCACGCGCTCACGCTCGCGGTCTGA
- a CDS encoding sterol carrier family protein — MPARRRTDPAVGRAALARWREDPDDRAARRTAVRFTLEEIAEIEPGHAVELRVPPDGAVQAIDGPRHTRDTPPNVVETDPQTWLALVTGSLTWSDAVADGRLRPSGTRADISRLLPLQAARER; from the coding sequence ATGCCCGCCCGACGACGCACCGACCCCGCCGTAGGCCGCGCGGCCCTCGCCCGCTGGCGTGAGGACCCCGACGACCGCGCCGCACGCCGCACCGCCGTGCGGTTCACGCTCGAGGAGATCGCCGAGATCGAGCCTGGCCACGCGGTCGAGCTGCGCGTCCCGCCGGACGGCGCCGTCCAGGCGATCGACGGCCCGCGTCACACGCGCGACACCCCGCCGAACGTCGTCGAGACCGACCCGCAGACCTGGCTCGCGCTCGTCACCGGCTCCCTCACCTGGTCAGACGCCGTCGCCGACGGACGGCTCCGGCCGTCGGGCACCCGCGCGGACATCTCGCGCCTGCTCCCGCTCCAGGCAGCTCGCGAACGCTAG